The following are encoded in a window of Mustelus asterias chromosome 11, sMusAst1.hap1.1, whole genome shotgun sequence genomic DNA:
- the LOC144500660 gene encoding galactoside alpha-(1,2)-fucosyltransferase 2-like, translating to MAQLSKVCLWKSKKVLSFSLFCSITLAAIIYRYQSKYGITARYLQFFENVNMTLQCETANESKRVRNSLTGIWTFKSDGRLGNQMGEYATLYALAKLNGHQAYILPAMFNYLAPIFKITLPTLHDDVRNRIAWNEYHLNDWMEDQYLNIPGDCVLLSGYPCSWTLYHHIREEILREFTFHAFIKDQANAFLRRIGGERKNVTYVGVHVRRGDYIHVMPDMWKGVIADKKYLDTAMAYFRNKYKNVVFAVTSNGMDWCKQNIDNSKGDVFFSDDPKQSSPANDIAILAHCNHTIMTVGTFGYWAGYLAGGETIYLTNFTLPESPFLKIFKYEAAFLPQWIGIPADLSPLLPKQTSN from the coding sequence ATGGCTCAATTAAGCAAAGTTTGCCTTTGGAAAAGCAAGAAAGTGTTGTCCTTTTCACTGTTCTGTTCAATAACATTAGCTGCCATAATCTACAGATATCAGTCAAAATACGGTATAACAGCCAGGTATCTTCaattttttgaaaatgtaaaCATGACattgcaatgtgaaacagcgaaTGAGTCTAAAAGGGTGAGGAATTCGTTGACAGGAATTTGGACATTTAAATCTGATGGGCGACTTGGCAACCAGATGGGGGAGTACGCAACACTGTACGCATTGGCAAAATTGAATGGGCACCAAGCATACATCTTGCCTGCCATGTTCAATTACCTGGCCCCAATTTTCAAAATTACCCTTCCAACCCTCCATGATGATGTGAGAAACAGAATAGCATGGAATGAATATCATCTCAATGACTGGATGGAGGATCAGTACCTCAATATTCCAGGAGATTGTGTTTTGCTCTCAGGATACCCGTGTTCCTGGACCTTGTATCATCACATCCGAGAAGAAATTCTCCGTGAGTTCACCTTTCATGCCTTCATCAAAGACCAGGCCAATGCATTCCTGAGACGCATTGGAGGGGAGCGAAAGAATGTGACATATGTCGGTGTGCATGTTCGAAGGGGAGATTACATACATGTCATGCCAGATATGTGGAAAGGAGTCATAGCTGATAAGAAATATTTAGACACAGCAATGGCTTACTTCCGAAATAAATACAAAAATGTTGTCTTTGCAGTGACGAGTAACGGGATGGATTGGTGTAAACAGAACATTGATAATTCCAAAGGAGATGTTTTCTTTTCAGATGATCCAAAGCAATCCAGCCCGGCTAATGACATTGCTATCCTTGCTCATTGTAACCACACTATAATGACAGTAGGGACATTTGGTTATTGGGCTGGTTACCTGGCAGGTGGGGAGACAATTTACCTCACAAACTTCACTCTGCCAGAATCACCATTTCTAAAGATATTTAAGTACGAAGCGGCTTTCTTACCTCAGTGGATTGGAATTCCTGCTGACCTCTCACCTCTTCTGCCCAAACAAACTTCAAATTAG